One genomic region from Microbacterium sp. No. 7 encodes:
- a CDS encoding helix-turn-helix transcriptional regulator, with translation MTAKKINVIGYRDIAAKLGVSVKYIHNLASTGEMSDPDFPQPTTPEWMRSPGFDEDDVDRWIALRAARAQRGKSGRPPALGYTRIQVSPDVNKKILQRIRKAGTFREFTELAGISDQALRTRFTGRTRWRSVELEAFATRLGTTVDELTAEPLAGELDVD, from the coding sequence GTGACCGCGAAGAAGATCAACGTCATCGGCTACCGCGATATCGCGGCCAAGCTCGGCGTCAGCGTGAAGTACATCCACAATCTCGCCAGCACCGGCGAGATGAGCGATCCCGACTTCCCGCAGCCCACCACACCCGAATGGATGCGATCCCCGGGCTTCGACGAAGACGACGTCGACCGGTGGATCGCACTGCGCGCAGCGCGGGCGCAGCGCGGAAAGAGCGGCCGGCCGCCGGCGCTCGGCTACACGCGCATCCAGGTCTCTCCCGACGTCAACAAGAAGATCCTGCAGCGCATCCGCAAGGCCGGGACCTTCCGTGAGTTCACCGAGCTCGCCGGAATATCCGATCAGGCCCTGCGAACCCGCTTCACCGGCCGCACACGCTGGCGCAGCGTCGAGCTCGAGGCATTCGCCACACGACTCGGCACCACCGTGGACGAACTCACGGCAGAGCCCCTCGCGGGCGAGCTCGACGTCGACTAG
- the nrdH gene encoding glutaredoxin-like protein NrdH produces MTATTAELMQETTPASITVYTKPSCVQCNATYRALDAKGIDYEILDLSEDPAALEHVKSLGYLQAPVVITDEDHWSGFRPDKIDELAARLA; encoded by the coding sequence ATGACCGCAACCACCGCAGAATTGATGCAGGAGACGACTCCCGCAAGCATCACGGTCTACACCAAGCCCAGCTGCGTGCAGTGCAACGCGACCTACCGGGCGCTGGACGCCAAGGGCATCGACTACGAGATCCTCGACCTGTCCGAAGACCCCGCGGCGCTCGAGCACGTGAAGTCGCTCGGCTACCTGCAGGCACCCGTCGTCATCACCGACGAAGACCACTGGTCGGGCTTCCGTCCCGACAAGATCGACGAGCTCGCCGCGCGACTCGCATGA